GTTACAGTGAGATCTTTCTGAACAGTACAGGCGGCCTACTTCGTGAAGGTGATATGATGACGAGACCTAAACTGGCAGAGACGTACAGGAAAATATCGCTAGAGGGCGGAGATGCTTTCTACCGAGGCGATCTTGCAGACGATATTGTAGCAGATGTTACAGAAAGAGGTTGGAGCTAAATTATAAACCCCTGAGATTAAACAATGGAAATCAGCGCACTACTCTAAGCCAAAAGGTCTTCTTGGGCATCAGTGGGCGCCGTTTTGGGCTTGTGTCATCGTATGTTTATAGGGGTctattgataaacaaaccgccttggtttgCTAGACCGTCGAACGGTAGAATTCAACCGTGTTAACAGAACTGATGTTGagacaaaattcaacattttctgcaacgTGTCAGTAAACAAAATACCAATAATTTTCGAATACAAATCATGTGACATTGTCACAAACTGCGGCCATACGGTTGTGTTTTGCATGTTTGGCTTTCCATGGTTTTCAAACTtcgtttggcaaaaactcgggctgtgagtGACGCGTTTCAGTTGAACGTCTGGTAATCATGCGCAAGGTGCACAACGTCAAAACGTTACGAAGTGTAGTATGGTGCCCACTGCCCAAACAAGCACTTTGTTTGTACGGACAACTAGAACATTTTAGTTAGGACAGTCATGTTCTTTACATTTTAATTGACCAACACGTTGCAACATCAAATGCATTTATCATAATGGTTAACTTTTACTACATGTTTGGATACTTAATTTTTAtgcgttaaagccattggacactttcggaacagaaaaacaattaaaagttcacagatttacaaacaacttacagggtttacagaaggtaatggtgaaagacttctcttgaaatattattccatgatatgctttactttttgagaaaacattaaaacaatatcaattctcgatatcgagaattacggatttattttaaacacatgtcatgacacggcgaaacgtgcggaaacaagggtgggttttcccgttattttctcccgactccgatgaccaattgaatcaaatACCCTTTGATGTTAACTTCTCAATTTCATTCTCTCACTTTTCTTGGTGTTTCCACTTTCtcaacttttgaaccaaagaaGGTATCAACTTGGGGTTTTAACAGTATGAAAGCGttatgctcttttcaaaatgtataataaaaaaaaaaaaactataaccTGGGTCTACAAatgactcattttgcttgatcgcatcacattgTTATCTTAGTGGAATGCCCACCTGCATCTCTCTGCCTTTAGTCTCTATAGGTAGAagcatattttcacaggtttgttattttatatataagttgtgatacacgaagtgtgggccttggacaatactgtttaccgaaagtgtttaatggctttgAATGCATATTAGGCCTATTAGTTAAATGGTTTGGAAAACGTGCAGGAACAATGCTATCAGTACAATGTTTTTCAATAGAACCAGTCTTTTCGAATCTCTGTTTTTGTATTCCTTcttaaccattttttataaatctaACCTACCAGGTGGTATCATTACGAAAGAGGATCTTGCCCAATACCGATGTAAGAGAAGAACAGCTCTGATGATCGAGGTTGACGATGTTCACATCTACTCACCTCCTCCCCCTGGGAGTGGTGCCGTCTTTTCACTTGCAATGAACATTCTTGAAGGTAAGACCTTTGGCTGATTAGAGTGACGGGTGacttgtggttttgttttgcactCTAGCCAATGCCAATGCCCGAGGAATATCTGTCCACCGGAGACACTGTCCCCTATAaattatgggaaattaacatgggctggaggagtaTAAATCAAAAGAGGGTGcaatcagaagaagtttgttcaCAGGTCGCCAAATGGGGAGGACGAACTTCCACGGGgctttgaaacgctaggtggcagcagactcaccggAAGAAAAATACATTGTGAAGTTTCGAGAATGCAAACACTATTCCTCAATCGATCGAATTCCCTGacaagtttgctgccaccaatTGTCCGCCAAAGTCTTTATAAACTAACTTGGTGGTTTAATTCTTTCTGAGGGAAGTTTAAGCATAGAAAGTGCATAGTTGCAATTCGAGGCCAATCTTCGGCATTGCTGTTTCACATTGAcaatgtgccccccccccccatctccaATCGAATCAGACATGTTTAGTAGAGCGGCAACGGGGGCTTCCATGtgtcatatatatatatatgataCAATTTCTATAATCTTTCATTTTTGGAATCACTGCACCCCAGAATGTTTTCCATAATGTTGCTCTCGTTCACCAAGACTGATCAGAATGTCCTTCCTTCACACCTGTTCTGTGTAGGATATAAATTGAGTCCCGCGAGTATGGCCAACACTGAAAATGCGATCTTAACAACGCATCGGATGGTCGAGTCCTTCAAGTTTGCTTATGCTGGACGTTCTTTCCTCGGTGATGAAGACTTTGTGGACGTTAAAGAGGTGAGAAGAATTATTTGAGAGGTTTGTTAATCCATTTTTGGTTAGTCATTCATCTTGATATAcaggtacccccccccccccccccatacaaaGAAGAACACCCTATACAGAGGTTCTGCATAGATAAAGAGTAAATTCTGATCTAAGATCGGGATTGTCACTGCTTTGTTTATCGTTGCTTTGCTGTCCTCTTGTTTAAAGGAACTTTAAATAATCGGTATGAACAACAATCGTacagatcacagatttacataaaacttacacggtgttatgatgatgatagtagaaaatatccctctgtaaatgtaattattttgatgtgaaataaataaaactgaattcccgtttggagtttatggCTCAGTTAGCGTTTTATTAATTCGATGTCATGTTAAAATGTGTAACCATGgcggattacataaagtgcttccACTGCCAGCAATTGTTTCGTTGGCACAACAAATTCTGTATAACGTGCCTTTCAAACAACCTTCCTCTAAGTAAGCGGTATTTTAGCCAATATCAGGATCTTGCTACAACGACAGCCCCCATGTATACATGTTACAATCACGGTTTAGTATAAACATTAGCTAATCTTCATGTTTCCTTGATCCAGTTGGTAGCCAACATGACGTCACAGGCTTATGCCGACTCGCTGCGTGCGCACATTGACGATAACGACAGTCACGATCCTTCCTACTACACATCGTACTTCAACCGGCCAGACAGTGGCACGGCACACTTGTCGGTTGTTGACGGCAATGGGAATGCCGTGTCTGTGACGAGTACAGTCAATACATAGTGAGTATAAAATGGAGATTCCAAGAAGTCGTACaattgcgtgtttttttctgtcattattctcctgcaacttcgatgaccaattgagtcaaatttttcacagatttgtattctttatgcatatcttgaggtacaccaagtgataatgctggtctttgacaatataattaccaaaggtgtgcatTTAAAGCTGTAGTTTTAGTTCTATTAGTTTTGCTCtttccagcgctttgatctCGATGAAAgggcgctttacaaatgctaTGTTGTATGTAATATGTATGACTATGTAAAAGTAACATCGAAATTAAAGGTAGCAATACAAATTTCAACTTTATTTAGTTTATTCATGGCTGATGTTTTTTCACCCGATCTTGTCAATGTTTGAGAGTTTAATATTGGAGGTTGAAGACTGTCAATGGTAATACACCCATCCATCCAACTCGGCCCATAAACCCAGCCCATAAACCAAGCACTTAATCTACAAACAAACCAGGTTCAATTTCTGCAACGGAGCCTGTTCACTTTTTATATAAGGAAATGTTTTCTTACATTAGCATTACCGAAACTGCCACTCCAACAGTTTTTCCTTTCCTAATGGTTTTAGCAATTTTTGCCATGATCATTGATTAATCCACactttttaaagtcacctggaaatataattttttttctttcaaacataagagtatatgcttacgaacaataaaacaattgtttgtcacgatttatatgtttaaaaaatatataaagttgtttggggggctgactcagcctaccccttttgtgacgtcaatcgaggcagactttgcctgcaatgcgtattgtaaacacacgtgcaaagtacatgtacgtccaagtcgtgagttggtacatttcaaaaagtgtttttctgcattccgcagcaatacacctggtcggcattgccgggaaaaaaaataaaaaattgtgaaacgtacaaactcaagACTTGGTCCGtaaatgtactttgcaattgtgtttactctacgcattacaggcaaagtctgcctcgacgtcacgaacagcgccctctcgggtcggggtctactcttaaatttgtaaataacataagaactgattttttaaaaccttagttaactgtttattcacattacgctcatcaaaacacatgaaTTAGTGAcataagctttattttgaaaaaaaaaacacttccaggtgactttaaactttcCGTTCAAAACCTTTCCAAAAGAAGTAAAAGTAGTAACATGAAAACAATGCATTTCCTTTTATTTCGGTAACGTCATGTCTTTTTACAACATTTTGGTCGTCTAGTTTTAAAAGTATGTCATGGTAACATTGGTTTTCCCTTAATTTCTGTATCCATCACGTCTTTTTCCACATTAAATTTGTTATATTTGTCTAGTTTTGGCTCTAAGGTCCGTGGTAATCGAACCGGAATCATATTCAATAATGAGATGGACGACTTCTCGCAACCCAACGCCACAAATTTCTTTGGTCTTCCACCGTCTCCAAGCAATTTCATCCGGCCTGGAAAGCGCCCCATGTCCTCCATGGCTCCAGTTATAGCTATCAGCAAAGATGGAACCATCAGGTTGGTTGTTGGGGCGTCAGGCGGTTCGCGTATCACCACAGGGGTCGCACAGGTAATTATtaaaatccttaaaggcactggacactattggtagtacATGTAATTCAAAATAGTTGTCTGCgtaaaaaaaacttactcggtaacaagcaatggacagctgttgatagtataacacattgtgagaattggctttCTCTTAAGTgtagttttttgaaaaagaaataatttctcactcaaataataaaagactttggGCATGAAGCCTCTTTTATAGAACCCGCAAGTTTGTGCATtcaggatgttttttttcttcagattatgttggtgtacaccaagtgagataacTGGTCTTGAACAAAATACACCAAAATGCACAGTGCCTTTCGAGATACGAAACGAAAGGTTTagacaaaataaaacacctGAAAGAAACTCCAGGACTTGGCACCCAGCACGGTGTATTTGTTGACTGGATAACCTCTGCAACGAAGGACTATTGTCGAAGTGGCTAGGCAAACTCTatcaaggaacacgttgccttgggtcggacgagttgctctttgaaaagcgtttgaaaccgtttgtttgacatgcacatggttagagagatattttaaaggtagaatcCACACAagagtatcactcgaaatttcACCGTTTTCTCTTTGCCTCGCGAACTAatgcggtcggccattttatggagtcaaaattttgactccacaaaatggccgaccgtgtttcttcgcgacgtaaaagtaAATCGTGCACTTTCAAGGCATGtctgtgtggatcgttataatCTACTTTTAACTTATCTATCTAACtattgcatttcataacaaaccgcttcaaacgctttccaaagaccaccTCGACCGATCCGATGGTTTCTGaaatgacattattttgtttgcaggtttctGCGGATACATTATGGTTCGGTGACGGCATAAAGGAAGCTATCCAACGCAGACGTCTCCACCACCAGCTTGTGCCAAACAACGTGACGTATGAAGCAGGATACGATCAGGTGAGTGCAAAGATGGAACGTCATTGGCCAATCGATCAACGTTTTGGTCCAATTAAAACAACTGTACTATCTTCTCGTTGTCTACTCATCTTACGGTTCACGTTATTGGTTGAATGTTTATATTTTCTCTTCCGTCTGTCACGTTCATCAATTGCGCACGCCAAAGACCAACCTTtctttataaaaagaaaatgacTTGTGCATTCTAGGGCATTTCCTGACAGACAAGAAACCACACTTGCCGTGTGGCAAATTACACGTTATATTTCATATTCCACAGAAATTCAAGagttttacaaaattacagatgaacaaagtttgaaaatgtttgaaatgttacTCAATCTTCATATCAACGGACTATGAAATCTGGTGTGAAATGTTTCTTCCATTTGGCTTTGAATGTATAAATCTTGCCTCAGTGTAGTCATTTTTCTTCACAATACTTGCACATAAGGTTTGAATCAATGTAATTGATTAAGTGGTGGGAGACTCCTGAAAGCAAGTTTGTTTGGTTGAGACTCCCGATATTTATGTAACTGGATTaaggaagtactgagtattaaGGAACCTAAACAGAATAGAACAACAACTTATTACGTAAACCCACAAGGGAAAACATAACAAACACTAAAGGTAAACACTATTAATTTGTTCTACCGAtgctgtttttaaataatatctTGTTTACATGTTGAAGTTTCTCGTGAATTCCCCCCATTCTCTATAGGACGTTATTGACGGTTTGAGAGAGAAGGGAAACTTCCCTTACGAGTCCGGTAGTAACTGTGTGGTACAGGGCATACTACGAGATTCAGACGGATTCCTAAATGCATACAGCGACGACCGGAAAGGAGGCTACCCCGCTGGCATTTAGATTACACTCTTTGGGGAAGTTTTGGGGAGTATTTTGAATACTTGTTTTTACTATGGGTTGGCCTATTGGTATTTTTTAAAGCTGTTTTATTATGGAGCTGGCCAATCTTATTTATGTCTTATCTAGGATATTACTACAGTTATTTGAATGGAATTGATTTGAACTGGAAAGGAGACTATTCGACCCGTTTCTTAGACTACACTCACAAGTGGAAATGGCAGGTAAAGACGACTGTAGGTAAGACTAGCCAGCTGGTTTTAAAAATTCTTGCATTAACATCTTAACTTGGGCTCGAATCCCCAACAAGACTGGTTTCAAACTTTCATTTAGAATAATTAAGAATAGTGTACAACAGTGTTTTATTGTCGAGTTTTTCTGTTTGATTCTGTGCTCTAGTGTGAAGAAGTTGTTGAGTTTCCTGATTTGTCTACCATCTGTAaacttaaatgcactggacactattagtagttactcaaaatacatgtaggttttagTATACAAACTTAGTTGTTAActatcaatggagagctgttgatagtataaaacattgtgagaaacggcttcctctgaagtagcgtcgttttcgagaaagaggttatttctctcAAACATTCGAACTTggtttcgatacctcagaagtTGATGttgaggtttcgaattcaaggatctgaaagcacacaacttcgtttgacaacgGTGTCTTTTCTTCCAATactattatctcgcaccttcgacgactaaatgagttcaaattttcagagatttgtcattttctgcatatgttgagatacacaaagtgagaggaccggtctttgacaattaccaaaggtgtacatgTCTTTTAAGGATTGGTAAAGCTAACTGAAAGGGTCACAGAGATAGCtattgttttgtgtgatcaaccgtACCGGTATATTTTTGGGATGAATCAGTTGTGCGTCAAGAGAAAGTAGTACAAgaaaacatgcacaattttaAGCATGTGCCACAATGCTGTTTTATTTTGGATCTTACACCTGAAATAAGCTGTTGCATTGGGTTTCATTATAATTTGGTTTTCAGATACTGTGACTAATAAAGTAATA
Above is a genomic segment from Asterias rubens chromosome 5, eAstRub1.3, whole genome shotgun sequence containing:
- the LOC117290556 gene encoding glutathione hydrolase 1 proenzyme-like is translated as METENGKSTQQLTIEIEGVQDKGRSVVRKWQLAFGCLFFVAAAAAVTLGLLYYYKDKDDVIIKITDAPTPEGPSGQYQYAKAAVAADAGACSEIGRDMLMNGGSAADAAIAGLLCVGLHNAHSAGIGGGFFMMHHNARTGTTEMLDAREVAPSAATEDMFADEAPDASLFGGLAIGVPGEIAGYWLAHQRYGVLTWQELFQPSILLAKNGFQVQRALASAISAQEDVIKADASMSEIFLNSTGGLLREGDMMTRPKLAETYRKISLEGGDAFYRGDLADDIVADVTERGGIITKEDLAQYRCKRRTALMIEVDDVHIYSPPPPGSGAVFSLAMNILEGYKLSPASMANTENAILTTHRMVESFKFAYAGRSFLGDEDFVDVKELVANMTSQAYADSLRAHIDDNDSHDPSYYTSYFNRPDSGTAHLSVVDGNGNAVSVTSTVNTYFGSKVRGNRTGIIFNNEMDDFSQPNATNFFGLPPSPSNFIRPGKRPMSSMAPVIAISKDGTIRLVVGASGGSRITTGVAQVSADTLWFGDGIKEAIQRRRLHHQLVPNNVTYEAGYDQDVIDGLREKGNFPYESGSNCVVQGILRDSDGFLNAYSDDRKGGYPAGI